The DNA sequence CATCCGCTACGCGTTTTCCGACTTTGTGGAACTCCACGGTGATCGCCACTACGGTGACGATCTGGCGATAGTCGGCGGTCCTGCCCGCCTTGGCGACACGCCGGTTATGGTAGTAGGACATCAAAAGGGCAAGGACGCCAAAGACAACCAGCAACGAAACTTTGGCATGGCGCACCCGGAAGGCTTCCGCAAGGCGCGGCGACTCATGCTGCAGGCGGAGAAGTTTCGGCTGCCGCTCTTCACGTTTCTCGATATTCCCGGCGCCAGTCCGTTTCTGGCTGATGAGGAGCGCGGCCAAGCGTGGGCCATTGCCGAAAACCTGCTGACGATGAGCCAATTGCGGACGCCAATCATCGTTACCGTCATTGGAGAGGGCGGCAGCGGCGGGGCCTTGGCGCTCGGCATCGGTGACCGCGTGCTCATGCTGGAATTCAGCATGTATTCGGTCGCCTCACCGGAAGGGGCAGCTTCCATTGTCTGGAAGGATTCCAAGTTTGCGCCGGAAGCGGCTGGCTCCCTGAAGCCATTTGCCAAGGACTTGGCAAAACTCGGCATTATCCACCGCATCGTACCGGAACCGGTCGGCGGCGCCCACGTGGACCCGCGCGATGCAGCACAAACGCTTAAGTCCGCCCTGGTAGAAGAGCTAACCGCGCTTCAGGAGCTCCCGCTCCCCAGTCTCATAGACCGGCGCTACGAGTTCTATCGCTCGCTCGGCGTTGTGATTCCGTAGCAGGGCCAACCGCACTCTCGCCGGACGCCCGGCTCTCGAGCCGGAATTACCCTGCGCGAAAACCTGCTCTACACGCCGAATCTCCCCCGCCGACTGCTAGCCCGGCTGCGGCGATTCGCCGTGACAGTTCTGGGGGTCTCCCTCTAACGGACTCTGGGGCCGGCTACTGCGGGTGCGACAGCTTACCTACAGCTTAGATTCTCCGGTCGAACCGATGCCATCCCGCCATGTCTGATCCAACCAACGCCGCAAGGCTAATTGGGCGGCTTACCCAGTTCCCAACGCAGCGCACCTTCCAGGGCAGGCTCCTCCCAGCGGAATCCTAACGCATCGAGACGGGCGGGAACCGCCGCCTGCCCTTTGAGAATGAGTTGCTCCCCCATCTCTCCGTACAAGGCACTGATCGCAAAACTCGGCACCCGCGCGAATGCAGGTCGCCGCAGCACAGCCGCCAGGGTGTGGGTAAGCTCCCGGTTGGTGGCCGGCTTGGGGGCCACCACGTTGATGGGTCCTAGCGCCTCCTCGGAACACATCAGGAAGTAGAGCGCGCCTATCGCGTCATCCATTCCGATCCAACTCATCGGCTGATTACCGCTAC is a window from the Chloroflexota bacterium genome containing:
- a CDS encoding acetyl-CoA carboxylase carboxyltransferase subunit alpha, with protein sequence MAYEFEQALVDLRERIDSMEADLKNGAPADAAQEVKELRTELERQTVDVFANLSPWDRVQLARHSQRPRSLDFIRYAFSDFVELHGDRHYGDDLAIVGGPARLGDTPVMVVGHQKGKDAKDNQQRNFGMAHPEGFRKARRLMLQAEKFRLPLFTFLDIPGASPFLADEERGQAWAIAENLLTMSQLRTPIIVTVIGEGGSGGALALGIGDRVLMLEFSMYSVASPEGAASIVWKDSKFAPEAAGSLKPFAKDLAKLGIIHRIVPEPVGGAHVDPRDAAQTLKSALVEELTALQELPLPSLIDRRYEFYRSLGVVIP